A single window of Oxyura jamaicensis isolate SHBP4307 breed ruddy duck chromosome 3, BPBGC_Ojam_1.0, whole genome shotgun sequence DNA harbors:
- the DUSP10 gene encoding dual specificity protein phosphatase 10 produces the protein MPPSPLDDRVVVALSRPVRPQDLNLCLDSSYLEPASSASGSHSSLLGAAVVSLKTANLTYMPSSNGSARSLSCGCSSASCCTVATYDKDTQAQTQASTSSAGAPTACPANQMVNSNENAGSLSPLGGVGSPVSGTTKQLASIKIIYPNDLAKKMTKCSKSHQQNQGPVIIDCRPFMEYNKSHIQGAVHINCADKISRRRLQQGKITVLDLISCREGKDSFKRIFSKEIIVYDENTNEPSRVMPSQPLHIVLESLKREGKEPLVLKGGLSGFRQNHENLCDNSLQLQECPEGGGGSGASAVPPTLPQSIPTTPDIENAELTPILPFLFLGNEHDAQDLEKMQRMNIGYVINVTTHLPLYHYEKGMFNYKRLPATDSNKQNLRQYFEEAFEFIEEAHQCGKGLLIHCQAGVSRSATIVIAYLMKHTRMTMTDAYKFVKGKRPIISPNLNFMGQLLEFEEDLNNGVTPRILTPKLIGVETVV, from the exons ATGCCTCCGTCTCCTTTAGACGACAGGGTAGTGGTGGCACTTTCGAGGCCAGTGAGACCTCAGGATCTCAACCTTTGTTTAGACTCTAGCTATCTTGAACCTGCCTCCTCTGCCAGCGGGAGCCACTCCAGTCTGCTCGGCGCAGCTGTCGTGTCCCTAAAGACTGCTAATCTCACGTATATGCCCTCATCTAACGGCTCTGCACGCTCCCTGAGTTGTGGATGCAGCAGTGCCAGTTGCTGCACTGTGGCAACGTACGACAAGGACACTCAGGCCCAAACTCAAGCGAGCACCAGCAGCGCCGGAGCccccacagcctgccctgccAACCAAATGGTCAACAGCAATGAGAACGCCGGCAGCTTGAGCCCCCTGGGTGGAGTAGGGAGCCCGGTCTCGGGCACCACCAAGCAGCTAGCTAGCATCAAAATCATTTACCCCAACGATCTGGCGAAGAAGATGACCAAATGCAGCAAGAGCCACCAACAGAACCAAGGGCCTGTCATCATTGACTGCAGGCCCTTCATGGAGTATAACAAAAGCCACATTCAAGGGGCTGTCCACATTAACTGTGCTGACAAGATCAGCCGGAGAAGGCTCCAGCAGGGCAAGATCACCGTCTTGGACTTGATCTCCTGCCGGGAAGGCAAGGACTCTTTCAAGAGgatcttttccaaagaaatcaTAGTTTATGATGAGAATACCAATGAGCCAAGCAGAGTAATGCCTTCCCAGCCACTCCATATAGTGCTGGAGTCACTCAAGCGAGAAGGCAAGGAACCCCTAGTCCTAAAAG GAGGACTCAGCGGTTTCAGGCAGAACCACGAAAACCTCTGTGATAACTCCCTCCAGCTGCAAGAGTGCCCAGAggggggaggaggcagcggcgCGTCCGCGGTGCCCCCCACGCTACCTCAGTCCATCCCCACCACACCGGACATCGAGAACGCTGAGCTCACCCCCATCctgcccttcctcttcctcGGAAATGAGCACGATGCTCAGGACTtggagaaaatgcagaggatGAACATAGGCTATGTAATCAACGTGACCACCCACCTGCCCCTGTACCACTATGAGAAAGGCATGTTCAACTACAAGCGGCTCCCGGCCACTGACAGCAACAAGCAGAATCTCAGGCAGTATTTTGAAGAGGCTTTTGAGTTCATTG agGAAGCCCATCAGTGTGGAAAAGGTCTCCTCATTCACTGCCAGGCCGGTGTGTCCCGATCTGCCACCATAGTTATCGCATACTTGATGAAGCACACGCGCATGACCATGACGGATGCCTATAAATTCGTAAAAGGCAAGCGACCAATCATTTCCCCCAACCTTAACTTTATGGGGCAGTTACTGGAGTTTGAGGAAGATCTAAACAACGGCGTCACACCACGAATCCTCACACCAAAGCTGATCGGCGTAGAAACTGTTGTGTGA